The following are encoded together in the Deltaproteobacteria bacterium genome:
- a CDS encoding DUF4416 family protein — MSRPKEPERVKLIASLFSPQRDLLEQVLGDLRGLFGPEDWKSPDLYFDRTRYYEREMGWPLHRLFVSFERLVSPDSLVETKLWTNTLESRYLEGTRRRVNIDPGHLSLERLVLATGKNYTHRIYLSKGIYADLTLVFKRGSFRPLEWTYRDYAEPRIISYFNAVRERYKRQLRGIDENGAPLLNTPPSGGSLV, encoded by the coding sequence ATGAGCCGTCCAAAGGAACCTGAGCGGGTGAAATTGATCGCGAGCCTTTTTTCCCCGCAAAGGGATCTCCTGGAGCAGGTCCTCGGAGATCTCCGTGGTCTTTTCGGCCCGGAGGATTGGAAAAGCCCGGATCTTTACTTCGACCGGACCCGGTACTATGAACGTGAAATGGGGTGGCCCCTTCACCGCCTCTTCGTCTCCTTTGAGAGGCTCGTATCTCCAGATTCATTGGTGGAGACAAAACTCTGGACGAATACCCTTGAGAGTCGGTACCTGGAGGGGACCCGTAGAAGAGTGAATATCGACCCGGGTCATCTGTCGCTTGAAAGGCTGGTGCTGGCCACGGGGAAAAACTATACCCACAGAATCTATCTTTCCAAAGGAATCTACGCCGATTTGACCCTGGTTTTCAAGAGGGGGAGCTTCAGGCCGCTGGAATGGACGTACCGTGACTATGCGGAGCCCCGGATTATTTCCTATTTCAATGCTGTGCGTGAGAGGTACAAGCGGCAGCTCCGCGGGATCGACGAGAACGGGGCGCCGCTCCTGAACACGCCGCCTTCGGGCGGGTCTTTGGTTTGA
- the trkA gene encoding Trk system potassium transporter TrkA: MKIIIVGAGEVGFHIAQKLTEENQDVFLIDKDPEKIRRINENLDVQAILGSGTSPKTLKTAGIQDAELLVAATDSDEVNLMACLLARHLNPYILKVARVRSPEFLAEKDLFGKDLLGVDQIINPESVMVETIRNLMIAPGASDIVDFVDGRVKLVGITVDQEFPYVNRKLSSLADREGKVLVGAIIRDDQVFIPHGDDIIRPHDVIYLVVRTEDLKEGCPFLHAGNEGVRRVLIVGGGQTGAALARALDGTGTHVKIIDKDTRRCTELSEELEKAIVINGDGTDKDLLMEENVNDADFLVAVTGDEESNVLISLLAKELGARRSITRISKLSYIPLVSAIGIDTVVSSRLSAIRAILQYIRRGKIISVAPLKGEHAEAIEAEALQTSDIVNIPLSRVRFPKGALIGAVVRGDEVIIPRGDTVIRPKDRLIIFTLRTVVPKLEKLLTVRLEYF; encoded by the coding sequence GTGAAGATCATTATTGTCGGGGCCGGCGAAGTCGGCTTCCACATCGCCCAGAAGCTCACCGAGGAAAACCAGGATGTCTTCCTCATCGACAAGGATCCGGAGAAGATCAGGCGCATCAACGAGAATCTCGATGTCCAGGCCATCCTGGGTTCCGGCACCAGCCCCAAGACCCTGAAGACCGCCGGCATTCAGGATGCGGAACTCCTTGTCGCCGCAACGGACAGCGATGAAGTCAACCTCATGGCCTGCCTCCTGGCCCGCCACCTCAATCCCTATATCTTGAAAGTGGCCCGTGTACGGAGCCCCGAATTCCTCGCCGAAAAGGACCTTTTCGGTAAGGACCTCCTGGGTGTAGACCAGATCATCAACCCGGAATCCGTCATGGTGGAAACGATCCGGAACCTTATGATAGCCCCGGGGGCCTCCGATATCGTCGATTTCGTGGATGGACGGGTCAAACTCGTTGGAATCACCGTGGACCAGGAATTTCCCTATGTGAACCGGAAACTCTCCTCCCTTGCCGACAGGGAGGGCAAGGTGCTGGTAGGAGCCATCATCCGGGACGACCAGGTTTTTATCCCCCACGGTGACGACATCATTCGACCCCATGATGTCATCTACCTGGTGGTCCGAACGGAGGATCTGAAAGAGGGGTGTCCCTTTCTCCATGCGGGAAACGAAGGAGTCCGGCGGGTCCTTATCGTTGGAGGAGGGCAGACCGGCGCCGCCCTGGCCAGGGCCCTGGACGGGACCGGGACACATGTCAAGATCATCGACAAGGATACCCGGCGATGTACGGAGCTTTCAGAGGAACTGGAAAAGGCGATCGTCATCAACGGGGACGGAACGGACAAGGACCTCCTCATGGAAGAAAACGTCAATGACGCTGACTTCCTGGTCGCCGTTACGGGAGACGAAGAGAGCAACGTCCTGATCTCCCTCTTGGCCAAGGAGTTGGGGGCCAGGAGGAGCATTACCCGGATCAGCAAATTGAGTTATATCCCTTTGGTCTCGGCCATCGGCATCGATACGGTGGTCAGTTCCAGGCTCTCGGCCATTCGTGCCATCCTCCAGTACATACGACGGGGGAAAATCATCTCAGTAGCCCCTCTCAAGGGTGAGCACGCCGAGGCGATCGAAGCGGAAGCCCTCCAAACGTCCGATATCGTCAATATCCCTTTATCAAGGGTAAGGTTCCCTAAAGGGGCCCTCATCGGCGCCGTGGTCCGGGGGGATGAAGTCATCATACCCCGGGGAGACACCGTGATAAGGCCCAAAGACAGGCTCATCATCTTCACCCTTAGAACAGTTGTTCCCAAGCTGGAGAAACTTCTCACTGTCCGACTGGAATACTTCTGA
- a CDS encoding YicC family protein, producing the protein MLKSMTSYGNGEYALGETRFSAEIKSVNNRYRDIILRIPRSLQVLEEDIRSQVAARVRRGRIEVALQMEGNHSGAEYDLELNRPLVDSYLRIYDQLRADYDLGDQLSAHELCQMKDVLMVKPLEVDIESVKPGVYEVLRLALDSYENMRLREGKAIEEDFARRLDTIEGHLQVIEGKAPEVVERYRERLLERVKSFSREIEPDEGRILQEVAVFADRCDITEEILRARSHVNQFRHYMALDEAVGRRLDFLIQEIHREVNTMSAKASDASISGLTVEIKGELEKLREQIQNVE; encoded by the coding sequence TTGCTGAAGAGTATGACCAGCTATGGAAACGGCGAGTACGCTCTGGGGGAAACCCGGTTTTCTGCGGAGATCAAGTCGGTCAACAATCGCTACCGGGACATCATCCTCAGGATCCCCAGGTCATTGCAGGTGCTCGAAGAAGATATCCGATCCCAGGTGGCCGCCAGGGTGCGCAGGGGACGCATCGAGGTGGCCCTCCAGATGGAAGGGAACCACAGCGGCGCCGAATATGACCTTGAGCTGAACCGGCCCTTGGTCGATTCCTATCTCAGGATTTACGATCAACTCCGGGCGGATTACGACCTGGGAGACCAATTGAGTGCCCATGAACTTTGCCAGATGAAGGATGTCTTGATGGTCAAGCCCCTGGAGGTGGATATCGAGTCCGTGAAACCAGGGGTTTACGAGGTCCTTCGGCTTGCCCTTGATTCCTACGAGAATATGAGGCTCAGGGAAGGAAAGGCCATTGAGGAGGATTTCGCGAGACGTCTGGACACCATCGAAGGTCATCTGCAGGTCATAGAGGGAAAGGCCCCTGAAGTGGTTGAACGATACCGAGAGCGGCTCCTGGAGCGCGTGAAAAGCTTTTCCCGGGAGATTGAACCGGATGAGGGCCGGATCCTCCAGGAAGTGGCGGTGTTTGCGGACAGGTGCGATATCACCGAGGAGATCCTCCGGGCCCGGAGCCACGTCAACCAGTTTCGGCATTACATGGCCCTGGACGAGGCTGTGGGGCGTCGTTTGGATTTCTTGATCCAGGAGATCCACCGGGAGGTGAATACCATGAGCGCGAAGGCCTCCGATGCTTCTATCTCGGGCCTGACCGTGGAGATCAAGGGTGAGCTTGAAAAACTCAGGGAACAGATCCAGAATGTTGAATGA
- a CDS encoding DUF370 domain-containing protein, translating to MGHKLVNIGFGNSVVSNRVIAIISPNAAPSKRLRDEAREEKRLIDATQGRKTRSVIITDSNHVILSAIQAETIAQRFSPDFKLTKDEMEE from the coding sequence ATGGGACACAAGCTGGTGAATATCGGCTTTGGAAACTCTGTGGTATCCAACCGTGTCATCGCGATCATTTCTCCGAATGCGGCCCCCAGCAAGCGCCTGAGGGACGAGGCCCGCGAGGAGAAAAGGCTCATCGATGCTACACAGGGCCGAAAGACAAGATCCGTCATTATTACCGACAGCAACCACGTCATCCTTTCGGCGATTCAGGCCGAAACGATAGCCCAGCGTTTCAGCCCGGATTTCAAGCTTACCAAAGACGAGATGGAAGAATAG
- the rfaE1 gene encoding D-glycero-beta-D-manno-heptose-7-phosphate kinase, whose protein sequence is MIQESAFNYDGDELEKHIDGFPDTTLLVVGDIIMDEYIWGDVSRISPEAPVPVVDVKQETRMLGGAANVLHNIVSLGGRCILCGVVGGDGTGKAVLERVRDLGCPTDGIVVDSERTTTIKTRIVAHNQQVVRFDRENRKAIGRDDTEKLLEFVSSMGSRLDGIVVADYGKGVITGSLMQGLREISHKSGIPLAVDPNTGNFEYYEGADIITPNHHEAGAFCRLEIVDEESLVRAGQDILQTLKCRSVLITQGKDGMTLFRQGGEIIHIPTVARKVFDVTGAGDTVISALSLGLASGMDLKSAAIISNLAAGIVVGEVGTSTVSAGELKRAIRSKLV, encoded by the coding sequence ATGATCCAGGAATCCGCTTTCAATTACGACGGAGACGAACTCGAAAAACACATCGACGGCTTTCCGGATACGACCCTCCTGGTGGTAGGGGATATAATCATGGACGAGTATATCTGGGGGGATGTCAGCAGGATTTCCCCTGAAGCCCCGGTACCCGTGGTAGACGTGAAGCAGGAGACACGGATGTTGGGAGGCGCCGCCAACGTGCTCCATAACATCGTCTCCCTGGGAGGGCGATGTATCCTTTGCGGGGTCGTGGGCGGTGACGGAACCGGAAAGGCCGTGCTCGAAAGGGTGAGGGACCTGGGCTGCCCCACGGATGGGATCGTCGTGGACTCTGAGAGGACCACAACGATCAAGACCAGGATAGTCGCCCACAACCAGCAGGTCGTGCGATTTGACCGGGAGAACAGGAAGGCCATAGGCCGGGACGACACGGAAAAACTCCTCGAGTTCGTTTCCAGCATGGGGAGCCGCCTTGACGGGATCGTGGTGGCCGACTACGGGAAGGGCGTGATTACAGGATCCCTGATGCAGGGCCTGCGGGAAATCTCCCACAAATCGGGCATCCCACTCGCCGTTGACCCCAATACCGGGAACTTCGAATATTACGAAGGTGCGGATATCATCACTCCAAACCATCATGAAGCCGGGGCCTTTTGCCGTCTGGAGATCGTCGACGAGGAATCCCTGGTACGGGCGGGGCAGGATATCCTGCAGACCTTGAAATGCCGCTCTGTGCTGATCACACAGGGAAAAGACGGTATGACGCTCTTCAGGCAGGGAGGTGAAATAATCCACATTCCCACGGTGGCCCGAAAGGTCTTCGATGTCACCGGCGCGGGGGACACCGTGATCAGCGCCCTGAGTCTCGGACTGGCCTCAGGGATGGACCTGAAATCGGCGGCTATCATCTCCAACCTGGCGGCCGGCATAGTGGTGGGAGAGGTAGGAACCTCCACCGTGAGCGCAGGGGAACTCAAGAGGGCCATTCGTTCAAAACTGGTATGA